The Paraburkholderia hospita region GATGAGGCCTGGACTATTCGCTATCTCACCGTCGATACGCAAAGCTGGTGGGCGTCAAGGGAAGTGTTGCTGGCAACTGAGTGGATCTTCCTGATCGACTGGCTCGAGTCGACTGTTTCGACACAGCTGACACGCGACGCCATCAAGGATAGCCCGGACTACGACAACAGGATTCCGCTAGAGCGCGATTTCGAAACGCAGCTGTACGCGTTCTACGGCAAGGCGGGGTACTGGTCGGAGGAAAGGGCGGCATTGCGACTCAAACAAACTGGCGCAGCCACCTCTGCGGCGCCATAAAACACGCCATGTTGCGCCAGATGGAGATATCGGCAATGAGAGCACTTGTCTATCAAGGGCCGTCGACCTTCTCCCACGCAGCAGATACGCGGGGGCTCACGGTGATCATCGAGATCCAGGGAGCGTTTTGCGGGCCGACACGGCGTAATTTCTATATGGCTTTCAGATCGGGTAACAGGCGGTCGAATTCGCGTCTCACCACGCTGTAGCACTCACATACGCGTGCTTCCAGTCGGGGGCGATCCAGAACTTCAATATGCCCGTGGCTGTAGCGGATCAGCCCCGCATCCTGCAGTTTCAACGCCGCTTCAGTGACACCGGAACGCCGCACGCCCAGCATATTGGCGATCAGTTCCTGGGTCATCTTCAGTTCGTTGGACGGCAGGCGATCTATGCTGAGCAGAAGCCAGCGACAGAGTTGCTGATCGATCGAATGATGACGGTTGCACACGGCTGTCTGTGCCATCTGGGTGATGAGCGCCTGGGTGTAACGCAGCAGCAGCCGCTGAA contains the following coding sequences:
- a CDS encoding Crp/Fnr family transcriptional regulator codes for the protein MANVDPARKNHLLAVLQETEWARLSSHLVRVDMPLGQVVYESGDRLDHLYFPTTSIVSLLYVMEDGASAEIAIVGNEGLIGIALFMGGETTPSRAIVQSAGEAYRLDARILKEEFRRAGPVQRLLLRYTQALITQMAQTAVCNRHHSIDQQLCRWLLLSIDRLPSNELKMTQELIANMLGVRRSGVTEAALKLQDAGLIRYSHGHIEVLDRPRLEARVCECYSVVRREFDRLLPDLKAI